The following proteins are co-located in the Paludibaculum fermentans genome:
- a CDS encoding HEAT repeat domain-containing protein, whose product MTCETAKQQLVFLVYGELSFDEEELVEQHLESCTECQIERVRLEAMNSMLDPGEAEIPAGLLARCRRDLAVKVQEERSAPRRRIALASMWRNWVVAPPMWLRPIGAVAMLALGFFAARLVPSDSPVLSHMGTSSDTAPMVSRVRYVDPDESGRVRVMFDETHQREVSGDVKDANIRRLLLAAAVDPGDPGLRVESIDILKRQCSDDEVRRALLNALRGDPNAGVRLKALEGLKAYAQDPETRKVLAQVLLSDDNPGVRTQAIDLLVQNKEPEVAGVLQELLRREENSYVRSKSQKALTEMRASVGTF is encoded by the coding sequence ATGACCTGCGAGACTGCCAAGCAGCAACTTGTGTTCCTTGTCTACGGCGAACTGTCGTTTGACGAAGAGGAACTGGTCGAACAGCACCTTGAGTCCTGCACCGAGTGCCAGATTGAACGCGTCCGGCTTGAGGCGATGAACTCGATGCTGGATCCGGGTGAGGCCGAGATCCCGGCCGGCCTTCTGGCCCGTTGCCGCCGCGATCTGGCCGTTAAAGTCCAGGAAGAGCGATCGGCACCCCGCCGACGCATCGCACTGGCAAGCATGTGGCGAAACTGGGTTGTGGCCCCGCCAATGTGGCTTAGACCGATTGGTGCCGTCGCAATGCTGGCCCTTGGTTTTTTCGCCGCCCGCCTCGTTCCCTCCGACTCCCCCGTCCTCTCCCACATGGGTACCTCCAGTGACACCGCTCCGATGGTGAGCCGTGTGCGCTATGTGGACCCGGACGAATCCGGACGAGTCCGCGTGATGTTCGACGAGACGCATCAGCGCGAGGTCAGCGGCGATGTCAAAGACGCCAACATCCGGCGGCTCCTGCTGGCGGCTGCGGTGGATCCCGGCGACCCGGGCCTCCGCGTTGAATCCATCGACATTTTGAAGCGGCAATGCTCGGATGACGAAGTCCGGCGCGCGCTGCTCAATGCATTGCGGGGCGACCCGAACGCCGGCGTCCGGCTGAAGGCTCTTGAAGGCCTCAAGGCCTATGCGCAGGATCCGGAAACGCGCAAAGTCCTAGCCCAGGTTCTGCTTTCGGACGACAACCCAGGCGTTCGAACCCAGGCGATCGACCTCCTGGTTCAAAACAAAGAGCCCGAAGTGGCTGGAGTGCTGCAGGAACTCCTTCGCCGTGAAGAGAATAGCTACGTCCGGTCCAAGAGCCAGAAGGCTTTGACCGAGATGAGGGCTTCCGTCGGTACTTTCTAG
- a CDS encoding DUF4097 family beta strand repeat-containing protein: protein MRHLLPILVLTGLTGHAQESAWSSDPAGWNRTTMGSACRQASKLKVVTQGRLTVLTDDRHDVGFKWSCKTAGNSRAEAEHKIQAARLRAQEHGGVCILVATTPDGPVVTSELVVTIPRTMRQVYMESRNGSLSGKYLKGEIEAVTAAGNVDMDDIDGNVIARTGGGCLTFSSVTGSIRGLSGGGCIKVGKVGKEAVLETAGGEILVEEAASWLRLSTAGNIHVGKVAESVFAHTSAGLIEVEQAGGVVTAETGGGTIQIGSAKGVRCESGGGTIRLKSVSGALRAATASGNIYATLAPGLMIENSFLATSRGDITVSVPSKMPVTVKALNESSTWLGRVVSDFPEIQIQPSQVGRNRRVLAQGSLNGGGPVLMLSATNGAIFLRRMK, encoded by the coding sequence ATGCGGCATCTGCTTCCGATCCTGGTGCTAACCGGCCTCACCGGTCACGCACAGGAGTCGGCCTGGAGTTCCGATCCAGCAGGATGGAACCGCACCACCATGGGTTCCGCCTGCCGCCAGGCCTCCAAACTCAAGGTGGTGACCCAGGGCCGGTTGACTGTCCTGACGGACGACCGGCACGACGTCGGCTTCAAATGGTCGTGCAAGACTGCTGGTAATTCCCGGGCGGAAGCCGAACATAAGATTCAGGCTGCCCGCCTGCGGGCCCAAGAACACGGCGGCGTCTGCATCCTGGTCGCTACGACTCCAGACGGACCGGTGGTTACCTCGGAACTGGTTGTCACGATCCCGCGCACAATGCGGCAGGTCTACATGGAGAGCCGGAACGGCTCGCTGAGCGGCAAATACCTAAAAGGCGAGATTGAGGCCGTTACGGCGGCCGGAAACGTCGATATGGACGATATCGACGGGAACGTCATCGCCCGCACGGGCGGGGGGTGCCTCACCTTTTCGTCCGTCACAGGCAGCATCCGCGGTCTCTCAGGCGGCGGCTGCATCAAAGTCGGCAAGGTGGGCAAGGAAGCGGTCCTGGAAACCGCGGGCGGCGAGATTCTGGTGGAAGAAGCCGCCAGTTGGCTCAGGCTCTCCACGGCGGGAAACATACACGTGGGCAAAGTGGCGGAGTCCGTCTTCGCGCATACCTCGGCAGGGCTCATTGAGGTGGAACAAGCAGGTGGCGTCGTCACGGCCGAGACCGGCGGGGGCACGATCCAGATTGGCAGCGCCAAAGGTGTCAGGTGCGAATCCGGCGGTGGAACCATCCGGCTGAAGAGCGTTTCCGGCGCGTTGCGCGCAGCTACGGCGAGCGGCAACATCTACGCCACCCTGGCGCCGGGGCTGATGATCGAGAACTCGTTTCTTGCGACCTCCCGGGGTGACATTACGGTATCAGTTCCGTCTAAAATGCCAGTGACGGTCAAGGCGCTGAATGAGTCGTCGACGTGGCTCGGCCGCGTGGTTTCCGACTTCCCGGAGATCCAGATCCAGCCCTCACAGGTTGGCCGCAACCGCAGGGTGCTGGCGCAGGGATCTTTGAATGGCGGGGGCCCGGTGCTGATGCTCTCCGCGACCAACGGAGCGATCTTTCTTCGGCGTATGAAATAG
- a CDS encoding UDP-glucose--hexose-1-phosphate uridylyltransferase → MIDLKEHPHRRLNPLTGEWVLVSPHRTKRPWQGQMEKVPPETRAAYDPKCYLCPGNERAGGHRNPAYSGTFAFDNDFAALIPGTPAGQVAPHALLQAEGVSGLCRVICFSPRHDLTMAEMAVEEIRRVVDTWTEQYVELNGTPGIAYVEIFENRGEMMGCSNPHPHCQIWSSSTIPNEIAKEDAAQNSYFRENGRTLLSDYLEFELSAGERLVSVNEHFVALVPWWAVWPFETMVISRRAASGLDELTSDERNGLADILKQLTTRYDNLFEVSFPYSGGFHQRPATSSREAWHLHAHYYPPLLRSATVRKFLVGYEMLAMPQRDITPEAAALRLRELSDIHFKLKI, encoded by the coding sequence ATGATTGACCTCAAGGAACATCCCCACCGCCGATTGAATCCGCTGACCGGAGAATGGGTTCTGGTTTCTCCGCACCGGACAAAGCGCCCCTGGCAGGGGCAGATGGAAAAGGTCCCGCCCGAAACGAGGGCGGCCTACGATCCGAAGTGCTATCTCTGCCCTGGGAATGAGCGCGCGGGGGGCCATAGAAACCCCGCTTATTCCGGGACGTTTGCGTTTGACAATGATTTTGCGGCGTTGATCCCCGGCACGCCGGCCGGCCAGGTGGCTCCGCATGCCCTGCTGCAGGCTGAGGGAGTGTCGGGACTTTGCCGGGTGATCTGCTTTTCCCCGAGGCACGATTTGACCATGGCGGAGATGGCGGTCGAAGAGATCCGCAGGGTCGTGGATACGTGGACTGAGCAGTACGTCGAACTGAACGGAACTCCCGGGATCGCCTACGTCGAGATCTTCGAGAATCGCGGCGAGATGATGGGCTGCTCGAACCCGCATCCACACTGCCAGATCTGGTCCAGTTCCACAATTCCGAACGAAATCGCAAAAGAAGACGCGGCGCAAAATTCCTATTTTCGTGAAAATGGCCGCACGCTGCTGTCCGATTATCTGGAGTTTGAGCTTTCGGCCGGCGAGCGCCTGGTGAGCGTCAATGAGCATTTTGTGGCGCTGGTGCCGTGGTGGGCCGTGTGGCCGTTCGAAACGATGGTCATCAGCCGGCGGGCCGCGTCCGGCCTGGACGAACTGACATCGGATGAGCGCAACGGACTGGCGGATATCCTGAAGCAGCTGACTACGCGCTATGACAACCTGTTCGAGGTGTCGTTCCCCTATTCCGGCGGATTCCATCAGCGCCCCGCCACGAGCAGCAGGGAAGCCTGGCATCTGCACGCGCACTACTATCCGCCGCTGCTGAGGTCCGCCACGGTGCGCAAGTTCCTGGTTGGTTACGAGATGCTGGCGATGCCCCAGCGGGACATCACGCCCGAGGCGGCGGCGTTGCGGCTGCGCGAACTTAGCGATATTCATTTCAAACTAAAGATCTGA
- a CDS encoding sensor histidine kinase, whose protein sequence is MQDESPTPRWKRILYPQDLVWLLLFSALAWVSPTRGTAELEMLTALAILQVVAPRIEALSSRRGNLAVTAVKLVLGFLLIGVTGGIASSYYLILILPVVSAATTLGALGTTAVTLVACIAYLAFIPLAYSLDYMMDWVYLRDLSLRVIFLPVVAYLTYGLVEANRNEARRAQAAAADLEEANRRLREAEASVRRSERLAALGQLTAGLAHELRNPLGTMKASAEILMEKIEPGNELGHELAGYISTEVDRTNSLITRFLEFARPVKLRLAPTDLNALIDMVIDQLGRITPDSPLLIHKNYDPGIPLIEADAELLERVILNLIRNAVQASEPGRTVTVKTRGGPGIVEIAVIDRGHGIQPEHREQIFNPFFTTKPSGVGLGLAISAKIVDEHGGRITVESQPERGSLFLVTLPQAPPSDRKAKAESAL, encoded by the coding sequence TTGCAGGACGAATCGCCCACTCCCCGGTGGAAACGGATTCTGTACCCTCAGGATCTGGTTTGGCTTCTGCTGTTCTCCGCGCTTGCCTGGGTGAGTCCCACGCGGGGTACGGCGGAGTTGGAGATGCTGACGGCCCTGGCTATTCTCCAAGTGGTTGCTCCGCGGATAGAAGCACTGAGTTCGCGGAGAGGGAATCTGGCCGTCACGGCGGTCAAGCTGGTGCTGGGATTCCTCCTGATCGGTGTGACCGGCGGGATCGCCTCCAGTTACTACCTGATCCTTATACTGCCGGTGGTTTCGGCGGCAACCACCCTTGGGGCCCTGGGTACTACCGCCGTCACTTTGGTCGCCTGCATTGCCTACCTGGCGTTCATCCCACTGGCCTACAGCCTGGACTACATGATGGACTGGGTGTACCTGCGGGATCTGAGCCTTCGCGTAATCTTCCTGCCGGTGGTCGCCTACCTGACGTACGGGCTGGTGGAGGCGAATCGCAATGAGGCACGGCGGGCCCAGGCGGCCGCGGCTGATCTGGAAGAGGCCAATCGCCGGTTGCGCGAGGCCGAGGCTTCGGTCCGGCGCAGCGAGAGGCTGGCCGCATTGGGGCAGTTGACGGCCGGACTGGCTCACGAACTGCGGAACCCGCTGGGCACGATGAAGGCGTCAGCGGAGATCCTGATGGAGAAGATCGAGCCCGGCAACGAGCTGGGCCACGAACTGGCCGGTTATATCTCCACTGAGGTGGACCGCACGAATTCGCTCATCACCCGGTTCCTCGAGTTTGCGCGTCCGGTGAAGCTGCGGCTGGCGCCGACCGACCTGAATGCGCTGATCGACATGGTAATTGACCAACTGGGCCGGATTACCCCGGATTCGCCTCTGCTGATCCACAAGAACTACGACCCGGGAATTCCCCTCATAGAGGCGGACGCGGAGCTGCTGGAGCGGGTGATTCTTAATCTGATCCGCAACGCCGTGCAGGCATCGGAGCCCGGCCGTACGGTGACGGTAAAGACCCGTGGCGGACCAGGGATTGTCGAAATCGCGGTGATTGATCGCGGCCACGGGATTCAGCCGGAACATCGCGAGCAGATCTTCAACCCCTTCTTTACCACCAAGCCGAGCGGGGTTGGGCTGGGTCTGGCGATCAGCGCCAAGATCGTGGACGAGCATGGTGGACGGATCACGGTAGAGAGCCAGCCGGAGCGCGGATCGTTGTTCCTGGTGACCCTGCCGCAGGCCCCGCCGAGCGATCGCAAGGCGAAAGCCGAATCCGCGCTTTAA
- a CDS encoding RNA polymerase sigma factor, giving the protein MAIEVGMARTAESTSRMDEAALIRAAQAGDQDAFEHLVRNYDQNVLRLAMNLLRSPEDAYDVYQEAFLRVYRNLQSFRFDCSFHTWLYRIVTNLCLDHLRKKKVRKTESTIMETEDGPLDRLDSLPEQRAHGDPQRSLLSRELRGKIEEALTGMTARERMVFEMRHYQGMRLRAIGEALGTTEEAAKNCLFRATQKMRSALGEFV; this is encoded by the coding sequence TTGGCGATCGAGGTCGGCATGGCCCGAACCGCCGAGTCGACATCAAGGATGGACGAGGCCGCGCTGATCCGTGCCGCTCAGGCGGGTGACCAGGATGCATTTGAGCATTTGGTCCGGAACTACGATCAGAACGTGCTGCGCCTGGCAATGAACCTGTTGCGGTCCCCGGAAGACGCCTACGACGTCTATCAGGAGGCGTTTCTCCGGGTCTACCGCAACCTGCAGAGCTTTCGCTTCGATTGCAGCTTTCACACCTGGCTGTATCGCATCGTCACTAACCTCTGCCTCGATCATCTCCGTAAGAAGAAAGTACGCAAGACCGAATCCACGATCATGGAGACCGAGGACGGCCCCCTCGATCGGCTGGATTCCCTCCCCGAGCAGCGTGCTCACGGCGACCCCCAACGTTCACTCCTAAGTAGAGAATTGCGCGGCAAGATCGAAGAGGCGCTGACGGGCATGACCGCCCGCGAGCGCATGGTCTTCGAGATGCGGCACTATCAGGGCATGCGATTGCGCGCCATCGGCGAAGCGCTGGGCACCACCGAGGAAGCCGCCAAGAACTGCCTGTTCCGCGCCACCCAGAAGATGCGTTCGGCATTGGGAGAATTCGTATGA
- a CDS encoding sigma-54-dependent transcriptional regulator, which produces MMARILIVEDEEKLRRVLSLQLESAGYEVETAGSAEAALRMSDRANLVLTDLRLPAMDGLSLLQAIQRQNARLPVVVMTAFGTVEIAVEAMKKGAADFLPKPFSMDHLMAVVRKALEVQSLREENTRLKEELGHRYRFENIIGSGPKMQEILASVLRVGPMRTTVLLCGESGVGKDLIARAIHHHSPRSAHPFVKINCTAIPENLMESELFGYEKGAFTGAATSKPGKFEQAEGGTVFLDEIGDVPTAVQVKLLRILQEREFERLGSNKTRQIDVRVIAATNVDLRRALEEGNFREDLYYRLNVFPLTIPPLRERAEDIPVLAENFLRKFARELGSQVEGISEAASQKLMAYHWPGNVRELENAIERSLLYATGTQLQPEDIRLDHAPRRAVPGSAGNGNGSAIVNDFLPEGVSLEEHEQQLIREALRRAAGNKSQAARLLGLSRNALRYRLSQMGLE; this is translated from the coding sequence ATGATGGCGCGCATCCTAATTGTTGAAGACGAAGAAAAACTACGCCGCGTACTGAGCCTGCAGCTTGAGTCGGCCGGATATGAGGTTGAGACTGCGGGCTCAGCCGAGGCGGCGTTGCGCATGAGCGACCGGGCCAACTTGGTGTTGACCGATCTGCGCCTGCCCGCCATGGACGGACTCTCGCTGCTGCAGGCTATTCAGCGGCAAAACGCGCGCCTGCCTGTGGTCGTCATGACTGCTTTCGGCACGGTGGAGATCGCCGTCGAAGCCATGAAGAAGGGCGCGGCCGATTTTCTGCCGAAGCCGTTCTCGATGGACCACCTCATGGCCGTCGTGCGCAAGGCGCTGGAAGTTCAATCCCTGCGTGAAGAGAACACGCGGCTCAAAGAGGAACTCGGGCACCGTTATCGCTTCGAGAACATCATCGGCTCAGGGCCAAAGATGCAGGAGATCCTGGCGTCAGTGCTGCGCGTGGGGCCCATGCGTACGACTGTCCTGCTGTGTGGCGAGAGCGGCGTCGGCAAAGACCTGATCGCGCGCGCCATTCACCACCACTCACCGCGCAGTGCCCACCCGTTCGTCAAGATCAACTGCACCGCCATCCCCGAGAATCTGATGGAAAGCGAGCTCTTCGGCTATGAGAAGGGTGCGTTCACCGGAGCCGCGACCAGCAAGCCAGGCAAGTTTGAACAAGCTGAGGGCGGCACGGTTTTTCTGGATGAGATCGGAGACGTGCCGACCGCCGTGCAGGTGAAGTTGCTGCGGATCCTGCAGGAGCGCGAGTTTGAGCGCCTGGGCAGCAACAAGACCCGCCAGATCGATGTCCGCGTGATTGCGGCTACAAACGTGGATCTACGCCGGGCCCTGGAAGAAGGCAACTTCCGTGAGGATCTTTACTATCGGCTGAATGTCTTTCCGCTGACGATCCCCCCACTGCGGGAGCGTGCGGAGGACATCCCGGTGCTGGCGGAGAACTTCCTCCGCAAATTTGCGAGGGAGTTGGGCTCGCAGGTGGAGGGTATTTCCGAGGCGGCGAGCCAGAAGCTGATGGCCTATCACTGGCCGGGCAACGTGCGCGAGTTGGAGAATGCCATTGAGCGCAGCCTGCTTTACGCGACGGGAACGCAGTTGCAGCCGGAAGACATCCGATTGGACCACGCGCCGCGGCGAGCGGTCCCTGGCAGCGCCGGAAACGGGAATGGCTCAGCGATCGTGAACGATTTCCTGCCGGAGGGGGTTTCGCTGGAGGAGCACGAGCAGCAGTTGATCCGGGAGGCCCTTCGCAGGGCGGCGGGCAACAAAAGCCAGGCGGCGCGGCTGTTGGGGCTTTCGCGCAACGCGCTGCGCTATCGCCTGTCGCAGATGGGGCTGGAATAG
- a CDS encoding PDZ domain-containing protein: MQLDLKIASRLTRIVLLSTSVVILSAQTPAPAASSGPEVIKIYGLGGSFLGVGVQEINSERSKALKLKDEYGVEITRVDDDSPAAKAGLKVHDVVLEYNGQRVEGTEQFVRFVRETPAGRTVKLAINRAGSNQTLAATIGSRKSSFSSAAPLESFRVEMPKEMAMPDIPKAMMSWRSTMLGVEAESLGESQLATYFGVKEGVLVRSVMKSTAAEKAGIKAGDVLMKVNETRVTSPRDVTNAIRAAKTNSRQTYPVVLMREKKELTLTVAIDDESSDRTGPRGQAISVR, encoded by the coding sequence ATGCAGTTGGATCTGAAAATTGCCTCGAGACTCACCCGGATCGTTCTTCTTTCGACGTCCGTGGTGATTCTCTCCGCGCAGACGCCCGCGCCGGCGGCCTCGAGCGGACCGGAAGTGATCAAGATATATGGGCTGGGCGGCAGCTTTCTGGGCGTGGGCGTCCAGGAGATCAATTCAGAACGCAGCAAAGCCCTGAAGCTCAAGGACGAGTACGGTGTCGAGATCACCCGCGTCGATGACGACAGTCCCGCCGCGAAAGCCGGCCTGAAAGTTCATGATGTCGTGCTCGAGTACAACGGTCAGCGTGTGGAAGGTACCGAACAGTTCGTCCGGTTCGTACGCGAAACACCGGCCGGCCGCACCGTAAAACTGGCCATCAATCGTGCGGGATCGAACCAGACGCTGGCGGCTACCATTGGCTCCAGGAAATCGTCGTTCTCCAGCGCGGCCCCGCTGGAGAGTTTCCGGGTGGAAATGCCCAAAGAGATGGCGATGCCGGACATTCCCAAAGCGATGATGTCCTGGCGCAGCACGATGCTGGGCGTCGAAGCGGAATCGCTTGGCGAGTCGCAACTGGCAACGTACTTCGGAGTCAAGGAAGGCGTACTCGTGCGTTCGGTGATGAAGAGCACCGCGGCAGAGAAGGCGGGGATCAAGGCGGGCGACGTACTGATGAAGGTGAACGAGACTCGCGTGACCTCACCCCGCGACGTGACGAATGCCATCCGTGCGGCAAAAACGAATTCACGTCAAACCTACCCGGTGGTCCTCATGCGGGAGAAGAAAGAGCTTACGCTGACAGTCGCAATCGATGATGAAAGCAGCGACCGGACAGGGCCGCGCGGTCAGGCGATCAGCGTCCGGTAG
- a CDS encoding winged helix-turn-helix domain-containing protein — translation MSSLATMNGLTIGATAVAVAAPSAVSSTRLTRKERELLTTLMQNPGRCISRETLLRTVWKYSDGARTRTVDVHVQRLRRKLGREAAAIKTIVRLGYCWFPEPEVISRPTPVW, via the coding sequence ATGAGTTCGCTTGCAACTATGAATGGGCTGACAATCGGCGCGACGGCAGTGGCCGTTGCGGCACCTTCGGCCGTGTCCTCCACGCGGCTGACCCGAAAAGAGCGTGAACTGCTCACAACTCTGATGCAGAATCCGGGCCGGTGTATCAGCCGGGAGACGTTGCTTCGAACGGTCTGGAAATATTCGGACGGGGCGCGCACGCGAACAGTCGACGTGCACGTGCAGAGACTGAGGCGGAAGCTGGGGCGTGAAGCCGCGGCCATCAAAACCATTGTTCGCCTGGGTTATTGCTGGTTTCCTGAACCCGAAGTAATCAGCCGTCCGACGCCGGTCTGGTAA
- a CDS encoding S1 RNA-binding domain-containing protein, with amino-acid sequence MNSLESPQNIDATNPVEPSAATPEETSFGDVLRQFEAEHHGAEGHDAAMEGTIVSVSEEAIVVNVGRKMEGILKPDTPGLPANLAPGDILLVNISGRTDDGYYTLSTIRVEQPKDFTGLQAAFEAKDVIAGMVSELVKGGLRVQVADGVHAFLPASRSGIREMSDLARLVGQQIECRITKLDVANPDRPDVVVDRRSVLEEQSAVAKQAALSGLKEGMVVQGRIRSLTDFGAFVEIAPGIDGLLHVTDMSWHRVEKPSSLFTPGQSIETKILKINREAKKISLGLKQLTPDPWSQTIATLKSGDRVKGKVVRLADFGAFIEIAPGVDGLIHLSEMSWTKRIRKPSDVLQIGEEVEAVVIEIKAADKRISLGLKQALGNPWDQVETKFPAGTVVEAAVTNLAQFGAFVDLGDGIEGMIHVGDITREKRIQHPKEMLNAGQKVKAVVLEVDKEKKRIRLGMKQLEPTSADTFISEHQIAELLTGRVVEVHSSHAKIELGEGVHARCKTREDVAAAQSAGPSAADVDDLAAMLASRWKGGASSAAANSKDTLRIGQIRRFRITAMEAAHRRIEVELAD; translated from the coding sequence ATGAATTCCCTCGAATCCCCACAGAACATCGACGCCACTAATCCGGTTGAACCGTCGGCCGCTACACCCGAAGAAACCAGCTTCGGGGACGTGTTACGGCAGTTCGAAGCCGAGCATCACGGCGCAGAAGGCCACGACGCTGCAATGGAAGGCACCATCGTCTCGGTGTCGGAAGAAGCAATCGTCGTCAATGTCGGCCGTAAGATGGAGGGAATCCTTAAGCCCGATACCCCCGGTCTGCCCGCGAATCTGGCCCCCGGCGACATCCTGCTGGTGAACATCAGCGGTCGCACGGATGACGGGTACTACACCCTTTCCACCATTCGCGTGGAGCAGCCCAAGGACTTTACCGGTCTCCAGGCAGCCTTCGAAGCCAAGGACGTCATCGCCGGCATGGTGAGCGAACTGGTCAAGGGCGGCCTCCGAGTACAGGTGGCTGACGGTGTACACGCCTTCCTGCCTGCCTCGCGCAGCGGTATCCGCGAAATGAGCGACCTGGCTCGCCTCGTGGGCCAGCAGATCGAGTGCCGCATCACGAAACTGGACGTCGCCAATCCCGACCGTCCCGACGTGGTGGTGGACCGCCGGTCTGTCCTCGAAGAGCAGTCGGCTGTGGCCAAGCAGGCCGCGCTTTCCGGTTTGAAGGAAGGCATGGTCGTCCAGGGCCGCATCCGCAGCCTGACCGACTTCGGCGCCTTCGTGGAAATCGCCCCCGGCATCGACGGGCTGCTGCACGTCACCGATATGAGCTGGCACCGCGTGGAGAAGCCATCTTCGCTGTTTACTCCCGGCCAGTCTATCGAGACCAAAATTCTCAAGATCAACCGCGAAGCCAAGAAGATCTCCCTTGGTCTCAAGCAGTTGACACCTGATCCGTGGTCGCAGACCATCGCCACCCTGAAGTCTGGCGACCGTGTGAAGGGCAAAGTGGTCCGCCTGGCGGATTTCGGCGCCTTTATCGAAATCGCACCCGGGGTCGACGGTCTCATCCATCTCTCTGAGATGTCCTGGACCAAGCGCATCCGTAAGCCCAGCGATGTCCTGCAGATCGGCGAGGAAGTCGAAGCCGTGGTCATTGAGATCAAGGCCGCCGACAAGCGCATCTCGCTTGGCCTCAAGCAGGCACTCGGCAACCCCTGGGATCAGGTGGAAACCAAGTTTCCGGCAGGCACCGTGGTGGAAGCCGCGGTCACCAACCTGGCTCAGTTTGGCGCGTTCGTCGACCTTGGCGATGGAATCGAAGGCATGATCCACGTCGGCGACATCACCCGCGAAAAGCGCATTCAGCACCCCAAAGAGATGCTCAATGCCGGCCAGAAGGTGAAGGCCGTCGTGCTCGAGGTCGACAAGGAAAAGAAGCGGATCCGGCTGGGCATGAAGCAGCTGGAACCGACCTCGGCCGATACGTTCATCTCCGAGCACCAGATTGCCGAGCTGCTCACCGGCCGGGTGGTCGAAGTGCACAGCTCTCACGCCAAGATCGAACTGGGCGAGGGCGTCCATGCCCGCTGCAAGACCCGCGAGGACGTGGCAGCCGCTCAATCGGCCGGTCCGTCGGCCGCTGATGTGGACGATCTGGCCGCCATGCTCGCCTCCCGCTGGAAAGGTGGAGCCTCCTCGGCCGCCGCCAATTCCAAGGACACGTTGCGCATTGGTCAGATTCGCCGCTTCCGCATTACGGCCATGGAGGCCGCACACCGCCGGATCGAGGTCGAACTGGCGGATTGA
- a CDS encoding DMT family transporter — MNTILLSRLMVLGAALLFSTGGAAIKGTTLNGWQTAGLRSIVAAIALLALVPEARKGWTWRVWPVGLTYAATLVTYVLAIKLTTSANAIYLQSTAPAYLLVIGPLFLKERIHKRDILFTLALVAGMTLFFTGVENPIATAPNPALGNIYAAISGAAYAFTLAGLRWLAHTPGNQGGALATVVAGNSLAFAISMPMALPIPSISGVDTAVLLYLGILQIGLAYLLLTRGMKQVPAFEASTLLLLEPVCNPIFTWFFHGERPAARALAGGGVILASTFVKLWHERRAA; from the coding sequence GTGAACACCATTCTCCTCAGCCGCCTGATGGTTCTGGGCGCAGCCCTGCTCTTCTCCACCGGAGGAGCGGCGATCAAGGGAACCACCTTGAACGGTTGGCAGACCGCGGGCCTGCGGAGCATCGTAGCGGCGATCGCCCTGCTGGCTCTCGTTCCTGAGGCGAGGAAAGGCTGGACTTGGCGCGTCTGGCCCGTGGGCCTCACTTACGCGGCCACCTTGGTCACCTACGTCCTGGCCATCAAGCTGACTACCTCGGCCAATGCCATCTATCTTCAATCCACCGCGCCGGCCTACCTGCTGGTGATCGGCCCGTTGTTCCTCAAAGAACGCATCCACAAACGCGATATCTTGTTCACGCTGGCCCTGGTCGCCGGCATGACCTTGTTCTTCACAGGCGTTGAGAATCCCATTGCCACGGCGCCCAACCCGGCCCTGGGCAATATCTATGCGGCGATCTCGGGCGCTGCCTACGCCTTCACACTCGCGGGCCTCCGTTGGCTGGCTCACACTCCGGGCAACCAGGGCGGAGCGCTGGCTACGGTCGTCGCCGGTAATTCGTTAGCCTTCGCGATCTCCATGCCCATGGCGCTGCCCATTCCTTCGATTTCTGGAGTGGACACCGCCGTACTTCTCTACCTGGGCATCCTGCAGATCGGCCTGGCCTATCTGTTGCTGACGCGGGGCATGAAACAGGTGCCGGCTTTCGAAGCGTCCACCCTGCTGCTGCTGGAACCTGTGTGCAATCCCATCTTTACCTGGTTCTTCCACGGTGAACGTCCGGCCGCACGCGCATTAGCGGGCGGAGGCGTGATCCTGGCCAGCACCTTCGTGAAGCTCTGGCACGAGCGCCGCGCAGCCTGA